The following proteins are co-located in the Hydractinia symbiolongicarpus strain clone_291-10 chromosome 7, HSymV2.1, whole genome shotgun sequence genome:
- the LOC130649052 gene encoding metabotropic glutamate receptor 3-like isoform X1 has protein sequence MSLAFFVTFVLFMQVLFIEVESKTNKMYCAIYSYLSIAFVPMILTQVLPNRTTRKSITSTPFLKDNDNNIASTDKPPRIIHGRGTFVISGLFPITEPSSEINVQSGIMMAIAMKYALERSSSFYGYNVNHDILDAVGDYKVREQVLNTFIQGKQFLVGPYSSETTYISNILASTFMLQSISYGGTYSDFYNNDISHKYMVRSIQSDVYRIHAVLDVVKELQWNYVSVVSSFNYNGEREAINFVSKLSMIDACLANQFDLPKNPTEKEFVQIVKGLHMDRRVKAVVLFTSKQDSRYFFQTLARLNMEGLFFILCVYGCTNYVEVIKDIEETTVGVLSLDVHNPEVIGFKEYFLSQKVSHESPEYFKNYWETLFECHLNKTHNLGLYSKNCTKNETLTETDYYPNTPIHTVVNAVSAIIKTLKSFIEKTCNENSSSLDGTDKCPIQPSKVHRIADNITRLFNDIMSAPDGTILEQSDLVKHDSSIIQFDLHNFIKTNKTYQSLLIAEWKIKLSDEEKKTKKAVEIMATRKGELTVLHEIHLRNGSHGELKAFCSEPCKRGFQYVLDTDVSKSECCWTCHKCPDNNIFVNNTCVKCRDIEQADSNWTTCLPLPTRFIEHKKNVLPYLFTLASLIGLVFVLIVVSFFIHYNHFRLVRASGRDLCYMILVGIGLTFLSPFLFFIEPSLTVCVVREGLPGVAFLICYAPLFLKIYRIFRIFRHARKSIARPPMVSSRSLLLMSLGIVAVQILLIAVWFLSNIPEPKLKVSKNRKYVTKTCIGDTSPMLLFLNLALSVFFMLACTVLAFKTRHFPKNYNEAKYIGITLYITCVAWSIFLPAYFLIPEKDFIREYLVISICLLIGFVTIFGLFGHKIKLLIFQEELKNSLNSNLPTWYLSHSSGNGVEEKMVTDTYGNGTSETDM, from the exons ATGAGTCTAGcattttttgtaacttttgttctttttatgcAGGTCCTTTTTATAGAAGTGGaatcaaaaacaaacaagatGTATTGTGCAATTTATTCTTATTTATCGATTGCATTCGTACCAATGATTCTCACCCAAGTGTTACCCAACAGGACCACAAGGAAAAGCATCACAtcaacaccatttttaaaagataACGATAACAACATTGCAAGCACAGACAAGCCACCAAGAATTATTCACG GACGTGGAACATTCGTCATCAGTGGGCTATTTCCAATTACAGAACCTTCATCCGAAATCAATGTTCAGTCAGGCATTATGATGGCAATAGCAATGAAGTATGCCTTGGAACGCAGCAGCAGCTTTTATGGCTACAATGTAAACCATGACATTCTGGATGCAGTTGGTGATTACAAAGTACGCGAACAAGTTTTAAATACATTCATACAGGGAAAACAATTTCTCGTCGGTCCATACTCATCCGAAACAACATACATTAGCAATATATTGGCTAGCACGTTTATGCTACAAAGCATCTCTTATGGTGGGACCTACAGTGACTTTTATAATAATGATATAAGTCATAAATATATGGTACGTTCAATCCAATCTGATGTGTACCGCATTCACGCTGTTTTGGATGTTGTCAAGGAATTGCAATGGAATTATGTCTCAGTTGTAAGCTCTTTCAACTATAATGGAGAAAGGGAAGCAATCAATTTTGTGTCTAAGTTGTCAATGATAGACGCGTGTCTTGCTAATCAGTTTGATTTGCCCAAAAATCCTACAGAAAAGGAGTTTGTGCAAATTGTAAAAGGTTTACACATGGACCGTCGCGTTAAAGCCGtagttttgtttacatcaaaGCAAGATTCCCGATACTTTTTCCAAACTTTGGCAAGACTTAATATGGAAGGGCTTTTCTTTATCTTGTGTGTGTATGGCTGCACTAACTATGTTGAAGTTATAAAAGACATAGAAGAAACGACAGTTGGCGTGTTAAGCCTGGATGTACACAATCCAGAAGTGATCGGTTTCAAGGAGTATTTTTTAAGTCAAAAGGTCTCGCATGAGTCACCGGAATACTTTAAGAACTATTGGGAAACATTGTTTGAGTGCCATCTTAATAAAACACATAACTTAGGCCTATACAGTAAGAATTGCACTAAAAATGAAACTTTGACAGAAACTGATTACTACCCGAATACGCCTATACATACTGTTGTAAATGCAGTAAGCGCTATCATCAAAACGCTTAAGTCCTTTATAGAGAAAACCTGCAATGAAAATAGCTCATCATTAGATGGAACTGATAAATGCCCAATACAACCGTCTAAAGTGCATAGAATTGCAGACAATATTACTCGACTGTTCAATGATATTATGTCGGCGCCAGATGGTACGATTTTGGAGCAGAGTGACTTAGTAAAACACGACAGTTCCATAATACAGTTTGATCTTCATAActttatcaaaacaaataaaacttaCCAAAGTCTTCTCATAGCTGAATGGAAAATCAAATTAAGTGATGAAGAGAAGAAGACTAAAAAAGCTGTAGAAATTATGGCAACACGAAAAGGAGAATTGACAGTACTTCACGAGATACACTTACGCAATGGTTCGCATGGTGAGTTAAAAGCATTTTGCAGTGAACCCTGTAAAAGAGGCTTCCAATACGTTCTAGATACTGACGTATCGAAATCAGAATGCTGCTGGACATGTCATAAATGTCCggataataatatttttgtgaacAACACCTGTGTCAAATGCAGAGACATTGAACAAGCTGATAGTAACTGGACCACATGCTTGCCACTGCCCACTCGCTTTATCGAACACAAGAAAAATGTGTTACCTTACCTTTTCACGCTGGCAAGTCTCATTGGTCTTGTTTTCGTTCTGATCGTCGTTTCCTTTTTTATTCACTACAACCACTTCCGTCTTGTGAGAGCATCGGGTAGAGATTTGTGCTACATGATCCTGGTGGGAATTGGGTTGACGTTTCTCagtccatttttgttttttattgagcCGTCACTCACTGTATGCGTGGTACGTGAAGGCTTACCTGGCGTGGCTTTTCTTATTTGTTACGCACcgttatttttaaagatttaccgcatttttcgaatttttcgaCATGCAAGAAAGTCCATCGCAAGACCACCAATGGTCAGCTCGAGGTCCTTACTTTTAATGTCTTTGGGCATTGTAGCAGTTCAAATACTTTTGATTGCAGTTTGGTTTTTGTCAAATATTCCCGAACCAAAACTGAAAGTATCAAAGAACAGAAAATACGTCACGAAAACCTGTATAGGCGATACAAGCCCGATGCTACTATTTTTAAACCTTGCATTGAGTGTCTTCTTCATGTTAGCCTGTACAGTGCTAGCATTTAAAACaagacattttccaaaaaactacAACGAAGCAAAGTATATTGGAATCACGCTTTACATTACCTGTGTTGCATGGTCCATCTTTCTACCAGCATATTTTCTAATCCCGGAGAAAGATTTTATTCGAGAATATCTTGTAATCAGCATATGCTTGCTAATTGGGTTTGTGACCATATTTGGACTGTTCGGTcataaaattaaacttttgatATTCcaagaagaattaaaaaacaGTTTGAATTCGAATTTACCCACGTGGTATTTGAGCCATAGCAGTGGAAATGGAGTTGAAGAGAAGATGGTCACAGATACCTATGGCAACGGAACATCAGAGACTGATATGTAG
- the LOC130649052 gene encoding metabotropic glutamate receptor 3-like isoform X2, producing MYCAIYSYLSIAFVPMILTQVLPNRTTRKSITSTPFLKDNDNNIASTDKPPRIIHGRGTFVISGLFPITEPSSEINVQSGIMMAIAMKYALERSSSFYGYNVNHDILDAVGDYKVREQVLNTFIQGKQFLVGPYSSETTYISNILASTFMLQSISYGGTYSDFYNNDISHKYMVRSIQSDVYRIHAVLDVVKELQWNYVSVVSSFNYNGEREAINFVSKLSMIDACLANQFDLPKNPTEKEFVQIVKGLHMDRRVKAVVLFTSKQDSRYFFQTLARLNMEGLFFILCVYGCTNYVEVIKDIEETTVGVLSLDVHNPEVIGFKEYFLSQKVSHESPEYFKNYWETLFECHLNKTHNLGLYSKNCTKNETLTETDYYPNTPIHTVVNAVSAIIKTLKSFIEKTCNENSSSLDGTDKCPIQPSKVHRIADNITRLFNDIMSAPDGTILEQSDLVKHDSSIIQFDLHNFIKTNKTYQSLLIAEWKIKLSDEEKKTKKAVEIMATRKGELTVLHEIHLRNGSHGELKAFCSEPCKRGFQYVLDTDVSKSECCWTCHKCPDNNIFVNNTCVKCRDIEQADSNWTTCLPLPTRFIEHKKNVLPYLFTLASLIGLVFVLIVVSFFIHYNHFRLVRASGRDLCYMILVGIGLTFLSPFLFFIEPSLTVCVVREGLPGVAFLICYAPLFLKIYRIFRIFRHARKSIARPPMVSSRSLLLMSLGIVAVQILLIAVWFLSNIPEPKLKVSKNRKYVTKTCIGDTSPMLLFLNLALSVFFMLACTVLAFKTRHFPKNYNEAKYIGITLYITCVAWSIFLPAYFLIPEKDFIREYLVISICLLIGFVTIFGLFGHKIKLLIFQEELKNSLNSNLPTWYLSHSSGNGVEEKMVTDTYGNGTSETDM from the exons atGTATTGTGCAATTTATTCTTATTTATCGATTGCATTCGTACCAATGATTCTCACCCAAGTGTTACCCAACAGGACCACAAGGAAAAGCATCACAtcaacaccatttttaaaagataACGATAACAACATTGCAAGCACAGACAAGCCACCAAGAATTATTCACG GACGTGGAACATTCGTCATCAGTGGGCTATTTCCAATTACAGAACCTTCATCCGAAATCAATGTTCAGTCAGGCATTATGATGGCAATAGCAATGAAGTATGCCTTGGAACGCAGCAGCAGCTTTTATGGCTACAATGTAAACCATGACATTCTGGATGCAGTTGGTGATTACAAAGTACGCGAACAAGTTTTAAATACATTCATACAGGGAAAACAATTTCTCGTCGGTCCATACTCATCCGAAACAACATACATTAGCAATATATTGGCTAGCACGTTTATGCTACAAAGCATCTCTTATGGTGGGACCTACAGTGACTTTTATAATAATGATATAAGTCATAAATATATGGTACGTTCAATCCAATCTGATGTGTACCGCATTCACGCTGTTTTGGATGTTGTCAAGGAATTGCAATGGAATTATGTCTCAGTTGTAAGCTCTTTCAACTATAATGGAGAAAGGGAAGCAATCAATTTTGTGTCTAAGTTGTCAATGATAGACGCGTGTCTTGCTAATCAGTTTGATTTGCCCAAAAATCCTACAGAAAAGGAGTTTGTGCAAATTGTAAAAGGTTTACACATGGACCGTCGCGTTAAAGCCGtagttttgtttacatcaaaGCAAGATTCCCGATACTTTTTCCAAACTTTGGCAAGACTTAATATGGAAGGGCTTTTCTTTATCTTGTGTGTGTATGGCTGCACTAACTATGTTGAAGTTATAAAAGACATAGAAGAAACGACAGTTGGCGTGTTAAGCCTGGATGTACACAATCCAGAAGTGATCGGTTTCAAGGAGTATTTTTTAAGTCAAAAGGTCTCGCATGAGTCACCGGAATACTTTAAGAACTATTGGGAAACATTGTTTGAGTGCCATCTTAATAAAACACATAACTTAGGCCTATACAGTAAGAATTGCACTAAAAATGAAACTTTGACAGAAACTGATTACTACCCGAATACGCCTATACATACTGTTGTAAATGCAGTAAGCGCTATCATCAAAACGCTTAAGTCCTTTATAGAGAAAACCTGCAATGAAAATAGCTCATCATTAGATGGAACTGATAAATGCCCAATACAACCGTCTAAAGTGCATAGAATTGCAGACAATATTACTCGACTGTTCAATGATATTATGTCGGCGCCAGATGGTACGATTTTGGAGCAGAGTGACTTAGTAAAACACGACAGTTCCATAATACAGTTTGATCTTCATAActttatcaaaacaaataaaacttaCCAAAGTCTTCTCATAGCTGAATGGAAAATCAAATTAAGTGATGAAGAGAAGAAGACTAAAAAAGCTGTAGAAATTATGGCAACACGAAAAGGAGAATTGACAGTACTTCACGAGATACACTTACGCAATGGTTCGCATGGTGAGTTAAAAGCATTTTGCAGTGAACCCTGTAAAAGAGGCTTCCAATACGTTCTAGATACTGACGTATCGAAATCAGAATGCTGCTGGACATGTCATAAATGTCCggataataatatttttgtgaacAACACCTGTGTCAAATGCAGAGACATTGAACAAGCTGATAGTAACTGGACCACATGCTTGCCACTGCCCACTCGCTTTATCGAACACAAGAAAAATGTGTTACCTTACCTTTTCACGCTGGCAAGTCTCATTGGTCTTGTTTTCGTTCTGATCGTCGTTTCCTTTTTTATTCACTACAACCACTTCCGTCTTGTGAGAGCATCGGGTAGAGATTTGTGCTACATGATCCTGGTGGGAATTGGGTTGACGTTTCTCagtccatttttgttttttattgagcCGTCACTCACTGTATGCGTGGTACGTGAAGGCTTACCTGGCGTGGCTTTTCTTATTTGTTACGCACcgttatttttaaagatttaccgcatttttcgaatttttcgaCATGCAAGAAAGTCCATCGCAAGACCACCAATGGTCAGCTCGAGGTCCTTACTTTTAATGTCTTTGGGCATTGTAGCAGTTCAAATACTTTTGATTGCAGTTTGGTTTTTGTCAAATATTCCCGAACCAAAACTGAAAGTATCAAAGAACAGAAAATACGTCACGAAAACCTGTATAGGCGATACAAGCCCGATGCTACTATTTTTAAACCTTGCATTGAGTGTCTTCTTCATGTTAGCCTGTACAGTGCTAGCATTTAAAACaagacattttccaaaaaactacAACGAAGCAAAGTATATTGGAATCACGCTTTACATTACCTGTGTTGCATGGTCCATCTTTCTACCAGCATATTTTCTAATCCCGGAGAAAGATTTTATTCGAGAATATCTTGTAATCAGCATATGCTTGCTAATTGGGTTTGTGACCATATTTGGACTGTTCGGTcataaaattaaacttttgatATTCcaagaagaattaaaaaacaGTTTGAATTCGAATTTACCCACGTGGTATTTGAGCCATAGCAGTGGAAATGGAGTTGAAGAGAAGATGGTCACAGATACCTATGGCAACGGAACATCAGAGACTGATATGTAG
- the LOC130649288 gene encoding uncharacterized protein LOC130649288, with the protein MVGKDLVVADLELAVRRYQACNTHKFLEVWRTITSNQYILDIIEHGVKIEFISVPVSSYHPVKFSQKDCITISKAIQQLLQKKAIQQVQATNNCFLSGIFIVPKKDGSSRMINNLKQLNRSVRYRHFKMETLQDVLCLIKPGVWMGSIDLKDAYHSIPFHIDFQKFLAFSWDGQFYQFLALPFGFGPAVRIFTKVLKAPFKVLRGAGHVSVVYIDDSYLQGDTFESCQRNITATVSLLSSLGFTVHPNKSILVPSQCMVFLGFVLNSAQMTIALSEERVIKIKCLCKDLLYMHHPTVRFVSRVIGTLVSAFDAVKYGKLHYRSLETDKNLGLQLGHGNFDSKVFISEFSIKDLQWWLTMAQFTRPIQLPKIDLILSSDASLQGWGGTDGNSQIGGRWSEGELPEHINTLELLAAFFTLKAFLKIRHYRHVQKLAVEIWEFARTCDVWLSACHIPGVLNTIADYKSRQFQDNIEWSLNVKQFNIISDIFWKFDIDLFASRLNAKCEDYFSLRPDPDAKAVNAFAQT; encoded by the coding sequence ATGGTAGGTAAAGACCTTGTTGTTGCTGACCTTGAGTTAGCAGTTAGGCGTTATCAAGCTTGTAATACTCACAAATTTTTGGAAGTTTGGAGGACTATCACTTCAAACCAGTATATTCTAGACATAATTGAGCATGGggttaaaattgaatttattaGTGTCCCAGTGTCATCTTACCACCCAGTGAAGTTTTCACAAAAAGATTGTATAACTATAAGTAAGGCAATTCAACAACTTTTACAAAAGAAGGCAATCCAGCAGGTACAAGCAACAAATAACTGTTTTCTTTCAGGTATATTTATTGTCCCTAAAAAAGATGGTAGCTCAAGAATGATTAATAACCTTAAACAGTTAAATAGATCTGTCAGATATCGccattttaaaatggaaacactGCAAGATGTTTTATGTCTTATCAAACCAGGTGTTTGGATGGGAAGTATTGACTTAAAGGACGCATACCACAGCATCCCTTTTCATATTGACTTCCAAAAGTTCTTAGCTTTTTCTTGGGATGGACAGTTTTACCAATTTCTAGCTTTACCCTTTGGGTTTGGTCCAGCTGTTAGGATCTTCACCAAAGTTCTTAAAGCGCCCTTTAAGGTACTAAGAGGGGCAGGTCATGTATCTGTTGTATATATAGATGATTCTTATTTGCAAGGTGATACTTTTGAATCATGCCAAAGAAACATTACGGCAACTGTCTCACTTTTGAGCAGCTTAGGATTTACTGTACATCCAAACAAGTCAATTCTTGTGCCTAGCCAATGTATGGTGTTTTTAGGGTTTGTGTTAAACTCTGCTCAGATGACAATAGCCTTAAGCGAGGAAAGGGTCATAAAAATAAAGTGTCTATGTAAGGACTTGCTGTACATGCATCACCCCACAGTTAGGTTTGTTTCCAGGGTTATTGGAACATTAGTTTCTGCCTTTGATGCCGTGAAGTATGGCAAGTTACATTACAGGTCCTTGGAGACAGATAAGAATCTAGGACTCCAACTAGGCCATGGAAATTTTGATTCAAAGGTTTTTATTTCAGAGTTTTCTATTAAGGATTTACAGTGGTGGCTCACAATGGCTCAGTTTACCAGACCTATACAATTGCCTAAAATTGATCTAATTTTATCCTCTGATGCTAGTCTTCAAGGATGGGGTGGCACTGACGGAAACTCTCAAATAGGGGGGCGTTGGTCTGAAGGAGAATTACCTGAGCATATCAATACTTTAGAGTTGTTGGCTGCATTTTTTACACTCAAAGCCTTCTTAAAAATAAGACATTATAGACATGTTCAGAAATTGGCTGTTGAAATATGGGAATTTGCTAGAACGTGTGATGTTTGGTTATCAGCTTGTCATATACCTGGTGTATTAAATACTATAGCTGATTATAAATCAAGACAATTTCAGGATAACATTGAATGGTCCTTgaatgtaaaacaatttaacataatttccgacattttttggaaatttgataTTGACCTTTTTGCATCCAGACTCAATGCAAAATGTGaggattatttttctttaagacCTGATCCAGATGCTAAAGCTGTAAATGCCTTCGCTCAGACCTAG